The Anas acuta chromosome 7, bAnaAcu1.1, whole genome shotgun sequence genome has a window encoding:
- the C7H10orf71 gene encoding cardiac-enriched FHL2-interacting protein yields MQGNKKHTEGHSDSSSIGSLLDDADREVSSLTDRAFRSLCVAELEDSYNEPNLAISPDLAHQFSAKFHPGTLNHAIKLTASCNKLTARNNEHTIWASTFQQLPKYALEEKKIAKNNTLGTERKKLNLPVPGPRNNKHVSKVSSLIKTFDKTANQGSGGSLIAIKQPIKNSFQKSKLNHGNNMACGDDTAILSIHKELSEFSEDSQDSHYLTGKHEPQKRPNKIDLSYCGSDGYYPVLIEMSKIAKSNFSRSSKKALKNKNMKVNEPAKKGNFLHSENSAFESWKVHHKKLTEKQEFVDLITEKEGLTYLEEVPFSKGSHTSEHKLPPDKTTVAKKQEKDFQMEPPPPETAFSTPLPAVFVPQGPLQSGTEFHAALPPAPPPRIHVHHGPPRPPPVPQALPLAAPTQQSHPPTPPIREAPPVPLPPLPVQLSPLALSQASVSPQSVSSRMVSSSPVSQAPVPPPRVHPPTLTEEEDISPQQDTICPPWRRPRTTKEAYERRQTSKEKITASDETCSLSEKMTGDKPDLDVTPLDKQANSPGSASPTFNITELLTPIIPPKQEVDPMEGELIPLTPPPTDSVAERDDEATGFGDYRSRDSYKAKASSLLFNLKDVRKRVKSIYTPSPMLRALENKNKTKENIQENIKVNTSSSTLQEISNKNIAEKEESSDITSVLSECVHENDNKTDLTGHFTDNYLTLSSPQTTADLLFHQTGDNLQQDNSKYKELVKNTRENEKMFRHQSEEPYLRKSLPHPALKAYSRDTTDTTAGQPVQKPSFQAEEIERQAGHQNENFAFRTLPSQLLPAEDVPYSDIQSNVAVSGHEAQGKRSPSSSEQSFVSTVEQPFQEEPFPLDPLIQKSSLQESQRTKGEMSADSKKSHEGRVKAAGEDELQYYACISSGTGAAESKEGRVTGNKQRSLMKEKIRQEKKEEVNGMDSASDSIKDTSTPRSEETQTQPSSSSSKPCLFMIKDNTFRSPQVIRTVKLPLFRSFSLDDTVSSSYKEMEGRFASSAAHSKQPRDTLHAQERGWSALRRRGQQNVREGATDKERDASESGSTSATLDPNLLEDTESFSLGKLMEEDEETCALLNKVGKMNEESVCSSKEKSQIRKARHSLTQPNLGLENDQAQNNPSYPIERKTNYFKNHHLSKRKGGSCAKKIITRETISPVTGSVSEDHIYSPVSHEVLEDIPHMEGGSVLLDSLECSAVTSPRSGSTMHSLVASLPSDKPTISSLGETEDAVNPALLNTTLKSQADMSAEEILDSMQRHLLDSAGEAERLELRGLGERGAGKPPAVPPKTEKALRRAKKLASRRKKMEEQQKKHQTEHTDAVGRKPSHSRQALVSPSPLGYSPLHPVPHSAFPPTETSRGRPTGASAVSPSPSLTQRKLLQDPDSGQYYVIDLPAEVNLKTFYDPETGKYVQVSVPSLEGNLYPPSSSEIRNSPYASYPRVLPLPASSVAVLKSPSQLSEPMWLMPAVPGEPPEDGQQNYRGTEAVDTQPYIEPVSYSYGQDAEETQVHLGKDMSPTPNTDLVALTDLDDFVAEGVS; encoded by the coding sequence ATGCAGGGAAATAAGAAACATACAGAAGGACACAGTGACTCCTCAAGTATTGGGAGTCTTCTGGATGATGCAGACCGAGAGGTGAGCAGCCTCACAGACCGGGCTTTCAGAAGTCTGTGTGTGGCAGAACTTGAAGACTCTTACAATGAACCAAATCTTGCCATTTCCCCTGACCTTGCCCACCAGTTCTCTGCTAAATTTCATCCAGGGACATTAAACCATGCCATCAAGCTAACAGCAAGCTGTAACAAGCTAACAGCAAGAAACAATGAACATACAATATGGGCTTCAACATTCCAGCAGTTACCAAAGTATGctctggaggagaaaaagattGCTAAAAATAATACCCTtggcacagaaaggaaaaagctcaATTTGCCAGTCCCTGGTCCAAGGAACAATAAACATGTTTCAAAAGTGTCCTCATTGATTAAGACATTTGATAAGACTGCAAACCAAGGGTCAGGAGGTTCCCTGATAGCCATTAAGCAGCCcattaaaaatagctttcaaaaaagtaaattaaatcaTGGAAACAATATGGCTTGCGGGGATGACACAGCTATTTTGAGCATCCACAAGGaactttctgaattttctgagGACAGTCAAGACAGCCACTACCTTACTGGTAAACACGAGCCACAGAAAAGACCTAATAAAATAGATCTGAGTTATTGTGGTTCTGATGGTTATTATCCTGTGCTGATTGAGATGTCAAAAATAGCCAAGTCAAATTTTTCCCGTTCTTCTaaaaaggctttgaaaaacaaaaatatgaaagttaATGAGCCAgcaaaaaaaggcaattttcttcacagtgagaATAGTGCTTTTGAATCATGGAAAGTCCACCATAAAAAATTGactgaaaaacaggaatttgTTGATCTaataacagaaaaggaaggtcTTACATACCTTGAAGAAGTACCGTTTAGTAAAGGATCCCACACAAGTGAACATAAATTGCCACCTGACAAGACCACTGTTGCCAAGAAGCAGGAGAAAGATTTTCAAATGgagccaccaccaccagaaaCTGCATTCAGCACTCCCCTCCCAGCTGTATTTGTACCTCAGGGCCCCCTCCAATCAGGAACTGAATTTCAtgctgctcttcctcctgcacccccaCCTAGGATCCATGTGCACCACGGTCCTCCTCGGCCACCCCCTGTCCCTCAGGCGCTTCCTCTTGCAGCTCCCACCCAGCAGAGCCATCCCCCAACACCCCCCATCCGCGAAGCTCCTCCTGTACCACTGCCCCCCTTGCCAGTGCAACTTTCCCCCCTTGCCTTGTCCCAGGCCTCCGTCTCACCCCAGTCTGTGTCCTCCAGGATGGTTTCATCCTCACCTGTGTCCCAGGCACCTGTCCCACCTCCACGAGTACACCCACCCACCTTAACTGAAGAGGAAGACATCAGTCCCCAACAGGACACCATCTGTCCACCCTGGAGGAGACCAAGGACTACAAAAGAGGCATATGAGAGGAGACAGACTTCAAAGGAGAAGATCACAGCCAGTGATGAGACATGCTCATTGTCTGAAAAGATGACTGGAGACAAACCTGACCTGGATGTGACTCCTCTGGATAAACAGGCAAACTCCCCTGGATCAGCCAGTCCCACTTTCAACATCACTGAACTCTTAACACCCATCATACCACCAAAGCAGGAGGTGGATCCCATGGAAGGTGAGCTGATCCCGCTGACACCTCCTCCCACTGACAGCGTGGCAGAGAGGGACGATGAGGCGACCGGGTTTGGTGATTACAGGTCTCGGGATAGTTACAAGGCAAAAGCATCAAGTCTGTTATTCAACTTGAAGGATGTGCGTAAGCGTGTTAAAAGCATTTATACCCCTTCTCCTATGTTAAGGGCCctggagaataaaaataagactAAGGAAAATATACAGGAGAATATAAAAGTGAATACCTCATCATCAACTTTGCAGGAAATaagtaacaaaaatattgcagagaaagaagagtCGAGTGATATAACTTCTGTATTGTCTGAGTGTGTTCATGAAAATGACAATAAAACTGATTTAACTGGACACTTTACAGACAATTACCTGACTTTGAGTTCACCCCAGACAACAGCAGACCTTTTATTTCACCAAACTGGAGACAATTTACAGCAAGATAattcaaaatacaaagaactggttaaaaacacaagggaaaatgaaaagatgttCAGGCATCAATCAGAAGAACCCTATTTAAGAAAAAGTCTGCCGCATCCAGCACTGAAGGCATACAGTAGAGACACTACAGATACAACAGCTGGGCAACCTGTGCAAAAACCCAGCTTCCAAGCTGAGGAAATTGAGAGACAGGCTGGTCATCAGAAtgaaaattttgctttcagaacCCTTCCAAGCCAACTCTTACCAGCAGAGGATGTGCCTTACAGTGACATCCAAAGCAATGTGGCGGTCAGTGGCCATGAAGCACAAGGCAAAAGAAGCCCTAGCTCTTCTGAGCAATCTTTTGTCTCCACAGTAGAGCAGCCATTTCAGGAGGAGCCATTTCCACTGGATCCCCTGATACAGAAGTCAAGCCTTCAAGAAAGCCAGAGGACTAAGGGTGAAATGAGTGCAGACAGTAAGAAAAGCCATGAGGGGAGAGTGAAAGCAGCTGGGGAAGATGAACTTCAGTATTATGCTTGTATTAGCTCTGGTACTGGTGCAGCAGAGAGTAAGGAGGGTAGGGTTACTGGGAATAAACAAAGGAGcttgatgaaagaaaaaataaggcaagagaagaaggaagaggtcAATGGCATGGATTCTGCTTCTGACAGCATAAAGGACACCTCCACCCCAAGGTCTGAGGAGACACAAACACAACCATCTTCAAGCTCATCCAAACCCTGTCTGTTTATGATCAAAGATAACACATTCAGGTCACCTCAGGTAATAAGGACTGTCAAGTTGCCCCTGTTCAGGTCCTTTTCCCTGGACGATACAGTGAGCAGCAGTTATAAGGAAATGGAAGGTAGATTTGCAtcctcagcagcacacagcaagcAGCCCCGAGACACGTTGCATGCCCAGGAGCGAGGCTGGTCGGCACTGAGGCGCAGAGGGCAGCAGAATGTGAGGGAAGGCGCGACTGACAAAGAGAGAGATGCCAGTGAGTCTGGATCTACTTCAGCAACACTGGACCCCAACCTTCTGGAAGATACAGAGAGCTTTTCTTTAGGGAAGCTGAtggaagaagatgaagagacGTGTGCTTTGTTAAATAAAGTTGGGAAAATGAATGAGGAAAGTGTCTGCAGCAGTAAAGAGAAGTCCCAGATTAGGAAGGCAAGACACAGCTTAACACAGCCAAATTTGGGTCTGGAAAATGACCAAGCACAAAACAACCCCAGCTATCCcatagaaaggaaaacaaattactttAAGAACCATCATTTATCTAAGCGCAAAGGTGGTTCTTGTgcgaaaaaaataataactagGGAGACAATTTCCCCTGTGACTGGCTCTGTATCAGAGGACCACATATATTCTCCTGTATCCCATGAAGTTTTAGAGGATATCCCACACATGGAAGGTGGGTCAGTTTTATTAGACAGTCTTGAATGCTCTGCTGTTACAAGCCCCAGGTCAGGAAGCACGATGCACTCTCTTGTTGCCAGTTTACCATCAGATAAACCAACAATTTCTAGCCTTGGAGAAACAGAGGATGCTGTAAACCCTGCCTTGCTGAACACGACACTGAAGAGCCAAGCAGATATGTCTGCAGAAGAGATACTTGATTCAATGCAGAGACATCTACTTGATTCTGCAGGGGAAGCTGAGAGATTGGAGCTCAGGGGACTTGGGGAGAGAGGAGCAGGCAAGCCTCCCGCTGTGCCAccaaaaacagaaaaggcacTGCGGCGGGCCAAAAAGCTGGcaagcaggagaaagaaaatggaagagcagcagaaaaaacaTCAGACAGAACATACGGATGCTGTAGGGAGAAAGCCTTCTCATTCTAGACAGGCACTAGTATCTCCCTCACCCCTAGGATATTCCCCTCTCCATCCTGTCCCTCACTCAGCTTTTCCTCCTACAGAAACCAGTAGAGGAAGACCCACTGGTGCATCAGCAGTAAGCCCTTCACCTTCTTTAACCCAGCGTAAACTCCTCCAAGACCCTGACTCTGGCCAATACTATGTAATTGATTTACCAGCTGAAGTTAATTTGAAGACATTTTATGACCCAGAAACTGGCAAATATGTTCAAGTCTCAGTCCCTTCCTTGGAAGGGAATTTATACCCACCCTCCTCTTCAGAAATTAGGAATTCTCCCTATGCCTCCTACCCTAGAGTGTTGCCTTTACCAGCTTCATCTGTAGCAGTGCTGAAGTCACCTTCTCAGCTCTCTGAACCTATGTGGTTAATGCCAGCTGTGCCAGGAGAACCACCCGAAGATGGTCAACAGAACTACAGAGGCACTGAAGCTGTGGATACTCAGCCGTATATTGAACCTGTCTCTTATTCCTATGGCCAAGATGCTGAAGAAACTCAGGTTCACTTAGGAAAGGACATGAGCCCAACCCCAAATACAGACCTAGTGGCCCTCACTGATTTAGATGATTTTGTTGCTGAAGGGGTATCCTGA